From the genome of Pelobacter propionicus DSM 2379, one region includes:
- a CDS encoding flagellar FlbD family protein: MIFLTRMDKQMFYINPDHIVCIEETPDTVITLFNDHHFIVREPARVIIDKIIAFRSRIIRRSGGTTGKRSRAAKRQCLFRSAIQSRDITPVERTFQTAAQPHTRDF, encoded by the coding sequence ATGATATTCCTGACCCGAATGGACAAACAGATGTTCTACATCAATCCTGACCATATCGTCTGCATCGAGGAGACGCCCGATACGGTCATTACCCTGTTCAATGACCATCATTTCATCGTCAGGGAACCGGCCAGGGTTATTATCGACAAGATCATCGCTTTTCGCTCTCGCATCATCCGGCGTTCTGGCGGGACGACCGGTAAACGGAGTCGTGCCGCAAAGCGCCAATGTCTCTTTCGCAGCGCGATCCAGAGCCGCGACATCACTCCTGTGGAGCGCACCTTCCAGACCGCGGCACAACCTCACACCCGGGATTTCTGA